A single region of the Bacteroides luhongzhouii genome encodes:
- a CDS encoding GH92 family glycosyl hydrolase, which yields MVSRLGKKRLFLVWSCLVSILPGMAQTEKLIDYVNPFVGTDGYGNVYPGAQIPFGGIQMSPDTDSKYYDAASGYKYNHSTLLGFSLTHLSGTGIPDLGDFLFIPGTGEMKLDPGTREEPEKGYRSRYSHEKEWASPNYYAVELADYGVKAEMTSGVRSGMFRFTYPQSDKAFIMIDMNHTLWQSCEWANLRMENDSTITGYKLVKGWGPERHIYFTATFSKKLTGLRFMQNKKPVIYNTSRFRSSYEAWGKNLMACISFDTKAGEEVIVKTAISSVSTNGAKNNMAELAGLTFDDLKAKGEALWEKELGKYKITSDRKTKRTFYTSAYHAALHPFIFQDADGQFRGLDKNIEKAEGFTNYTVFSLWDTYRALHPWFNLVQQEVNADIANSMLAHYDKSVEKMLPIWSFYGNETWCMIGYHAVSVLADMIVKGVKGFDYERAYEAMKTTAMNPNYDCLPEYCMMGYVPFDKEAESVSKTLEYAYDDYCMAQAAKALGKEDDYRYFLNRALSYQTLIDPETKYMRGKDSQGNWRTPFTPVAYQGPGSVNGWGDITEGFTVQYTWYVPQDVQGYMNETGEDWFRNRLDELFTVELPDDIPGAHDIQGRIGAYWHGNEPCHHVAYLYNYLKEPWKCQKWVRTIAERFYGDTPDALSGNDDCGQMSAWYMFNCIGFYPVAPSSNMYNIGSPCVEAITVRMSNGKVIEMVADNWSPKNVYVKELYVNGKKYDKSYLKYEDIRDGVKLRFVMSSKPNYKRAVSDEAVAPSLSLPGKTMKYQANLMKTGISNQ from the coding sequence ATGGTTAGTAGATTGGGTAAAAAGAGATTGTTTTTGGTTTGGTCGTGTCTGGTGAGTATTTTGCCGGGCATGGCTCAAACCGAGAAACTGATTGATTATGTGAATCCATTTGTGGGAACAGATGGTTATGGCAATGTGTATCCGGGTGCACAGATTCCTTTCGGGGGAATTCAGATGAGTCCGGACACAGATAGTAAATACTATGATGCGGCTTCCGGTTATAAATATAATCATTCCACCTTGTTGGGATTCAGTCTGACTCATTTAAGCGGGACCGGTATACCTGATTTGGGAGACTTTTTGTTTATTCCCGGAACAGGAGAGATGAAACTGGATCCGGGGACACGTGAGGAGCCGGAAAAGGGATATCGCTCACGTTATTCTCATGAAAAGGAATGGGCGTCACCTAATTATTATGCGGTTGAACTGGCAGATTATGGAGTAAAGGCTGAAATGACGTCGGGGGTACGTAGTGGTATGTTTCGCTTCACCTATCCTCAATCGGATAAAGCTTTTATTATGATCGATATGAACCATACTTTATGGCAATCTTGTGAATGGGCGAATCTGCGCATGGAAAATGATTCTACCATCACCGGATATAAACTGGTAAAAGGCTGGGGACCGGAACGGCATATCTATTTCACGGCTACTTTCTCTAAGAAGTTGACCGGTTTGCGCTTTATGCAGAATAAGAAGCCGGTGATTTACAATACCTCCCGGTTTCGTAGCAGTTATGAGGCTTGGGGAAAGAATTTGATGGCTTGCATCTCTTTTGATACAAAAGCCGGAGAGGAAGTGATTGTAAAAACAGCTATTTCATCGGTCAGCACAAACGGGGCGAAAAACAATATGGCAGAACTTGCCGGACTCACTTTCGATGATCTGAAAGCCAAAGGAGAAGCGCTATGGGAAAAAGAACTTGGAAAATATAAGATTACTTCCGACCGTAAAACGAAAAGAACATTCTACACGTCGGCTTATCATGCGGCTTTGCATCCGTTTATCTTTCAGGATGCAGACGGGCAATTTCGCGGATTAGATAAAAATATAGAGAAAGCCGAAGGATTTACCAACTATACGGTATTCTCTCTTTGGGATACCTACCGGGCTTTGCATCCTTGGTTCAATCTGGTTCAGCAGGAAGTGAATGCCGATATTGCCAATTCAATGCTGGCTCATTATGATAAAAGTGTGGAGAAAATGCTGCCTATCTGGTCGTTTTATGGAAATGAGACTTGGTGTATGATTGGTTATCATGCAGTTTCCGTGTTGGCTGACATGATTGTGAAGGGAGTGAAAGGGTTCGATTACGAACGTGCGTATGAAGCAATGAAGACCACGGCGATGAATCCGAATTATGACTGTTTGCCGGAGTATTGTATGATGGGATATGTACCTTTCGATAAAGAGGCGGAATCAGTATCTAAAACTTTGGAATATGCGTATGATGATTATTGCATGGCACAGGCTGCCAAGGCTTTGGGTAAAGAGGATGATTATCGTTATTTCTTGAATCGTGCACTCTCTTATCAGACTTTGATTGACCCGGAAACGAAGTATATGCGTGGCAAGGACAGTCAGGGAAACTGGCGTACACCGTTTACTCCGGTAGCTTATCAAGGTCCCGGATCTGTAAATGGATGGGGGGATATTACGGAAGGCTTTACTGTACAATATACCTGGTATGTACCACAAGATGTACAAGGATATATGAACGAAACTGGCGAAGACTGGTTCCGCAATCGGTTGGATGAACTGTTCACGGTAGAGTTGCCGGATGACATTCCGGGAGCACATGATATTCAAGGCCGTATCGGAGCTTATTGGCACGGAAATGAACCATGCCATCATGTAGCGTATCTTTATAATTATTTGAAAGAACCATGGAAATGTCAGAAGTGGGTACGGACGATTGCTGAACGTTTCTATGGCGATACTCCGGATGCATTAAGTGGCAATGACGATTGCGGACAGATGTCGGCTTGGTATATGTTCAATTGCATTGGCTTTTATCCGGTAGCTCCTTCAAGCAATATGTATAACATCGGTTCTCCTTGCGTTGAGGCAATAACTGTTCGGATGAGTAACGGAAAGGTTATTGAAATGGTAGCAGATAATTGGTCGCCGAAGAATGTGTATGTAAAGGAGTTGTATGTGAATGGCAAGAAGTATGACAAGTCTTATTTGAAATATGAGGATATACGTGATGGCGTGAAACTACGTTTTGTCATGAGCAGTAAACCGAACTATAAGCGTGCGGTATCGGATGAAGCGGTAGCCCCTTCTTTGTCGTTGCCTGGAAAGACAATGAAATATCAGGCAAATTTGATGAAAACGGGTATATCAAACCAGTGA
- a CDS encoding glycoside hydrolase family 97 protein produces the protein MRRYFLLVVCLCLASLLRAQNKLELVSPNGELKVSLNLSDKIYYSIDYNGDVLLKDNTLQLTLRNQVLGENPKLHRQKRTSVDEQLTPVVPLKYSKVNNRYNQLLLTFKNYSVEFRAFDDGVAYRFITSQKGDVEVMGEEFAINFPSDYLLHLQQPGGFHTAYEEPYTHVQSKAWKPEERIAVLPVLIDTHKDYKILISESDLADYPCMFLKGTGTNGAISVFPKAPLAFAENSDRSVKITQEADYIAKTKGTRNYPWRYFVISKNDKQLLENTMTYKLAEKNQLQDVSWIKPGQVSWEWWNDASPYGPDVNFVSGYNLDTYKYYIDFASKFGIPYIIMDEGWAKSTRDPYTPNPKVDLHELIRYGKEKNVGIVLWLTWLTVENNFDLFKTFNEWGVKGLKIDFMDRSDQWMVNYYERVAREAAKHHLFVDFHGSFKPAGLEYKYPNVLSYEGVRGMEQMGGCYPDNSLYLPFMRNAVGPMDYTPGAMISMQPNVYRSERPNAASIGTRAYQLALFVVFESGLQMLADNPTLYYRNEDCTRFITQVPVTWDETVALEAKAGEYVIVAKRKGDKWFIGGMTNNGEKEREFTIKLDFLNKDRSYQMTSFEDGINAGRQAMDYRCKSAQVKAGEQLTIKMVRNGGFAAVIE, from the coding sequence ATGAGAAGATATTTCCTGTTAGTTGTGTGTTTGTGCTTGGCATCACTACTTCGTGCACAGAATAAGTTAGAGTTGGTTTCTCCCAATGGAGAGCTGAAAGTGTCCTTGAATCTCTCGGATAAAATCTATTATAGTATAGATTATAACGGAGATGTATTGTTGAAAGACAATACCCTTCAGTTGACATTGAGGAATCAGGTGTTGGGAGAAAACCCCAAACTGCACCGTCAGAAACGTACGAGTGTCGACGAGCAATTAACTCCTGTGGTGCCTTTGAAATATTCGAAAGTCAATAATCGTTATAATCAATTGCTACTGACCTTCAAAAACTATTCGGTAGAATTCCGTGCTTTTGACGATGGAGTTGCTTACCGGTTTATTACCTCACAAAAAGGTGATGTTGAAGTAATGGGCGAAGAGTTTGCTATCAACTTCCCGTCGGATTATCTTCTTCACTTGCAACAACCGGGAGGCTTCCATACAGCTTATGAGGAACCTTACACACATGTTCAAAGTAAAGCGTGGAAGCCTGAAGAACGGATAGCTGTTTTGCCGGTATTGATTGACACACACAAAGACTATAAAATATTAATCAGCGAGTCGGATCTGGCTGATTATCCATGTATGTTTCTCAAAGGAACGGGCACAAACGGAGCGATTTCTGTTTTTCCTAAAGCTCCGCTTGCGTTTGCCGAAAACAGTGATCGTAGTGTGAAGATTACTCAAGAAGCTGATTACATTGCTAAAACAAAAGGTACGAGAAATTATCCTTGGCGTTACTTTGTAATAAGTAAAAATGATAAGCAGTTGCTTGAGAACACAATGACTTATAAACTGGCTGAAAAGAATCAGCTCCAGGATGTTTCATGGATTAAACCGGGACAGGTGAGCTGGGAATGGTGGAATGACGCTTCTCCTTACGGACCGGATGTGAATTTTGTTTCCGGTTATAACTTGGATACTTATAAGTATTACATTGATTTTGCTTCTAAATTTGGTATTCCATATATTATTATGGATGAAGGCTGGGCTAAAAGTACGCGTGATCCTTATACGCCTAATCCGAAAGTAGACTTGCACGAGTTGATTCGTTATGGCAAAGAAAAAAATGTAGGGATTGTACTTTGGTTGACATGGTTGACTGTAGAAAACAATTTTGATCTCTTCAAGACTTTCAATGAATGGGGAGTAAAAGGACTTAAGATTGATTTTATGGACAGAAGCGATCAGTGGATGGTCAACTATTACGAACGGGTAGCCCGGGAAGCAGCCAAACATCATTTGTTTGTCGATTTTCATGGTTCTTTCAAACCTGCCGGACTGGAATATAAATATCCGAATGTACTGTCTTATGAGGGAGTGCGTGGCATGGAACAAATGGGCGGTTGTTATCCGGATAATAGTCTGTATTTACCATTTATGCGTAATGCTGTCGGCCCGATGGATTATACTCCCGGAGCGATGATTAGTATGCAGCCTAATGTGTATCGGTCGGAACGTCCCAATGCTGCAAGTATCGGAACACGTGCTTATCAGTTGGCACTCTTTGTGGTTTTTGAAAGTGGTCTGCAGATGTTGGCGGATAATCCTACTCTTTATTATCGTAATGAAGATTGTACCCGTTTCATCACACAAGTTCCCGTAACGTGGGACGAGACTGTGGCACTGGAAGCTAAAGCGGGTGAATATGTTATTGTAGCAAAACGGAAAGGCGATAAGTGGTTTATAGGAGGAATGACTAACAATGGTGAAAAGGAACGTGAGTTTACCATAAAGTTAGATTTTCTGAATAAGGACCGCTCTTATCAAATGACATCTTTTGAGGATGGTATCAACGCAGGACGTCAGGCGATGGATTATCGTTGCAAGTCAGCCCAAGTGAAAGCCGGGGAGCAGCTAACTATAAAGATGGTTAGAAATGGCGGCTTTGCAGCTGTCATTGAATGA
- a CDS encoding LytR/AlgR family response regulator transcription factor produces MKIVIIEDEKAAVRNLTSLLNEIKPNGEIVTILDSISSTIEWFSSHPIPELVFMDIHLADGSAFEIFNHINITCPIIFTTAYDEYALRAFKVNSIDYLLKPIGKEDIEHAFDKLQGLQDTVDKHQFPFPQQENELLKLIHSLQKQENYKSHFLIPTKGDKLLPVSVDMIQLFYIKDCQVKVVLTDETEYCFSQTLDELTECLNPSLFFRANRQYLISREAIKDIDLWFNSRLSINLYYSGIKEKILVSKARVAEFKEWFSKRKR; encoded by the coding sequence ATGAAGATTGTCATTATAGAAGACGAAAAAGCAGCAGTACGAAACCTGACTTCACTGCTTAATGAGATAAAACCGAATGGAGAAATCGTGACCATACTGGATAGTATCAGTTCCACTATCGAATGGTTCAGTTCCCATCCGATACCGGAACTGGTATTCATGGATATTCACCTGGCAGATGGTTCCGCCTTCGAGATATTCAATCATATCAATATTACTTGTCCGATTATCTTCACGACTGCCTATGATGAATATGCGTTACGTGCATTTAAAGTAAACAGCATCGACTACTTATTAAAACCCATCGGTAAGGAAGACATAGAACATGCTTTCGATAAGCTACAAGGTTTACAAGATACTGTTGATAAACACCAGTTTCCTTTTCCACAACAGGAGAATGAGCTACTGAAACTTATACATTCACTCCAAAAGCAGGAGAACTATAAAAGTCATTTCCTTATTCCTACAAAAGGAGACAAACTATTGCCTGTTTCTGTAGATATGATACAATTGTTCTATATTAAGGACTGTCAAGTCAAGGTAGTCTTAACTGATGAAACCGAATACTGTTTTTCTCAAACATTAGATGAACTTACGGAGTGTCTCAATCCTTCTCTTTTCTTTCGGGCTAACCGCCAATATCTTATTTCGCGAGAAGCTATCAAAGATATTGACTTATGGTTCAACAGCCGACTATCCATCAATTTGTATTATTCAGGAATCAAAGAAAAAATACTTGTCAGTAAAGCCCGAGTAGCAGAGTTTAAAGAGTGGTTCTCTAAGAGAAAACGTTGA
- a CDS encoding GH92 family glycosyl hydrolase yields the protein MNKKKLLSFAIALLLGASSTFAQKQPVDYVNPLMGTDSKISLSNGNTYPAIALPWGMNFWMPQTGKMGDGWAYTYASDKIRGFKQTHQPSPWINDYGQFSIMPMTKQLKIDQDSRASWFSHKAEKATPYYYSVYLSEYDMTTEIAPTERCAYFRFTFPETSDAYVVVDAFDRGSYVKVIPEENKIVGYTTRNSGGVPQNFKNYFVIEFDKPFTFNKVWADYHLVETHLELQSNHVGAAIGFSTKKGEQVHAKVASSFISPEQAELNLKEIGNKTFEQTKEAGRKAWNNVLGRIKVEDSDENRMRTFYSCLYRSVLFPRMFYEVNSKGEIVHYSPYNGEIRPGYMFTDTGFWDTFRCLFPFVNLIYPSMGEKMQEGLLNTYLESGFFPEWASPGHRGCMVGNNSASVVADAFMKNVTKADAEKMYEGLLKGANSVHPKVSTTGRRGYEYYNKLGYVPYDVKINENAARTLEYAYDDWCIYRMGEKLGRPAEELDVYKKRSQNYRNLFDPETKLMRGKNSDGTFQTPFNPFKWGDAFTEGNSWHYTWSVFHDVQGLVDLMGGKKMFVSMLDSVFNLPPVFDDSYYGGVIHEIREMEIANMGNYAHGNQPIQHMIYLYNYAGEPWKAQYWLRETMNRLYLPTPDGYCGDEDNGQTSAWYVFTALGFYPVCPGSNEYVMGAPYFKKATITLENGKKLEISAPKNNDDNRYIRSLNYNGKNYTKNYLNHFDLLKGGRLVFDMDNKPNKGRGINESDFPYSFSRDVK from the coding sequence ATGAATAAAAAGAAACTACTATCATTCGCAATAGCCCTGCTATTGGGAGCTTCCTCTACTTTTGCGCAAAAGCAACCGGTAGACTATGTGAATCCTTTAATGGGGACTGATTCGAAAATATCACTATCCAATGGAAATACATATCCTGCCATTGCGTTGCCTTGGGGAATGAACTTTTGGATGCCACAAACCGGGAAGATGGGTGACGGTTGGGCTTATACTTATGCATCCGACAAAATCAGAGGTTTCAAGCAAACTCATCAGCCCAGTCCGTGGATCAATGACTATGGCCAGTTCTCAATCATGCCGATGACTAAACAGTTGAAGATCGATCAGGACAGTCGTGCTTCATGGTTCTCTCACAAAGCCGAGAAAGCCACTCCTTATTATTACAGTGTTTATTTGTCCGAGTATGACATGACAACTGAAATAGCTCCGACAGAACGTTGTGCATATTTCCGTTTCACTTTCCCTGAAACTTCTGATGCCTATGTGGTGGTAGATGCTTTCGACCGCGGTTCGTATGTAAAAGTGATTCCTGAAGAAAATAAAATAGTCGGTTATACGACACGCAATAGTGGCGGTGTTCCTCAAAACTTTAAGAATTACTTTGTGATAGAGTTCGACAAGCCTTTTACTTTTAATAAAGTATGGGCAGACTATCATTTGGTTGAAACACATCTTGAACTGCAATCCAATCATGTCGGTGCAGCTATTGGATTTTCGACGAAGAAGGGAGAACAAGTACACGCAAAAGTGGCATCCTCATTCATCAGCCCCGAACAGGCAGAACTGAATTTGAAAGAAATTGGAAACAAGACCTTCGAACAGACAAAAGAAGCCGGACGTAAGGCATGGAACAATGTCTTGGGGCGTATCAAGGTTGAAGACAGCGATGAGAATCGTATGCGTACGTTCTATTCTTGCTTGTATCGTTCGGTGTTGTTTCCTCGTATGTTTTACGAGGTAAACAGTAAGGGGGAAATAGTACATTATAGTCCCTATAATGGTGAAATCCGTCCGGGATATATGTTTACCGATACTGGATTCTGGGATACTTTCCGTTGCCTGTTTCCATTTGTTAATTTGATATATCCTTCAATGGGTGAGAAGATGCAGGAAGGCCTGTTGAATACCTATCTTGAAAGTGGATTCTTTCCCGAATGGGCAAGTCCGGGCCATCGTGGTTGCATGGTTGGGAACAATTCTGCTTCTGTAGTAGCAGATGCCTTTATGAAGAATGTAACCAAAGCGGATGCAGAAAAAATGTACGAAGGTCTACTGAAAGGAGCCAATAGCGTACATCCGAAAGTTTCTACTACCGGACGTCGTGGATATGAATATTATAACAAGCTGGGTTATGTGCCGTACGATGTGAAAATTAATGAGAATGCGGCACGCACATTGGAATATGCATACGATGACTGGTGCATCTATCGTATGGGTGAAAAATTAGGTCGTCCGGCAGAAGAACTGGATGTTTATAAGAAAAGGAGCCAGAACTACCGTAATCTGTTCGATCCGGAAACTAAGTTGATGCGGGGAAAGAATTCCGATGGAACTTTCCAGACTCCTTTCAATCCTTTTAAATGGGGAGATGCCTTTACGGAAGGAAATAGTTGGCATTATACATGGTCGGTATTCCACGATGTACAAGGACTGGTTGATCTGATGGGCGGCAAGAAGATGTTTGTCAGCATGCTTGATTCTGTATTCAATCTTCCTCCTGTATTTGATGATAGTTATTATGGAGGAGTGATTCACGAGATTCGTGAAATGGAAATTGCTAACATGGGTAACTATGCGCATGGCAACCAGCCTATCCAGCACATGATTTACTTGTATAACTATGCTGGCGAGCCTTGGAAAGCCCAATATTGGTTGCGTGAGACGATGAACCGCCTCTATCTTCCTACTCCGGATGGTTATTGTGGAGATGAAGATAACGGTCAGACTTCGGCTTGGTATGTATTTACCGCATTGGGTTTCTATCCGGTATGTCCGGGCAGCAATGAATATGTGATGGGAGCTCCTTACTTTAAGAAAGCAACGATTACACTGGAGAACGGTAAGAAATTGGAAATCTCCGCCCCGAAGAATAACGATGATAATCGTTATATTCGTTCATTGAATTATAATGGCAAGAATTATACAAAGAATTATCTGAACCATTTCGATCTGTTGAAAGGCGGGCGTCTGGTGTTTGATATGGATAACAAACCGAATAAGGGAAGAGGTATCAACGAATCAGACTTCCCATATTCATTCTCTCGTGACGTAAAGTAA
- a CDS encoding GH92 family glycosyl hydrolase has translation MNNMRKKVLMVTMAAATLSAIAQQPVDYVNPIIGTNGMGHTFPGACTPFGWVQLSPDTDTIPHNVNGAYQKNAYEYCAGYQYRDKTIVGFSHTHLSGTGHSDLGDILLMPAVGDVKLNPGRADYPEEGYRSRFDHATEKAVPGYYEVILDDYGIKAQLTATQRTGIHKYTFPKGKDGHLILDLVHGIYNYDGKVLWANLRVENDTLLTGYRITNGWARTNYTYFAISLSQPIKDYGYKDKEKVLYNGFWRRFKLEKNFPEITGRKIVAYFNFDTANNSELVVKVALSAVSTEGAIQNLRAEASGKSFEQLAETARTDWNSELDHFEIEGTPDQKAMFYTSLYHTMINPSVYMDVDGSYRGLDHNIHRAEGFTNYTIFSLWDTYRAEHPFLNLVKPGRNADMVESMIKHEQQSVHGMLPVWSLMGNENWCMSGYHAVSVLADAITKGVFSNVDEALAAMVSTSTVPYYEGIADYMKLGYIPLDKSGTAASSTLEYAYDDWTIYQTALKAGNKEIAETYRKRALNYRTIYDTSIGFARPRYSDGSFKKEFDVLQTYGEGFIEGNSWNFSFHVPHDVFGMIDLMGGERTFVQRLDELFSMHLPEKYYEHNEDITEECLVGGYVHGNEPSHHVPYLYAWTSQPWKSQYWLREILNKMYKNDINGLGGNDDCGQMSAWYLFSVMGFYPVCPGTDQYVLGAPYLPYLKMTLPNGKTLEIKAPGVSDKKRYVQSLKLNGKVYDKMYITHEDILKGGVLEFKMGASPNKRRGLSPEDKPYSLTNGINK, from the coding sequence ATGAATAATATGAGAAAGAAAGTATTGATGGTGACTATGGCGGCAGCAACTTTGTCCGCCATAGCTCAACAACCGGTGGACTATGTGAATCCGATAATCGGGACTAATGGGATGGGGCACACCTTTCCCGGTGCTTGCACTCCTTTCGGATGGGTACAGTTGAGTCCGGACACAGACACAATTCCGCATAATGTAAATGGAGCTTATCAGAAAAATGCCTACGAGTATTGTGCCGGTTACCAATATAGAGACAAGACTATTGTTGGCTTCAGTCACACTCATCTTAGTGGTACGGGACATTCTGACTTGGGAGACATTTTGTTGATGCCGGCTGTTGGCGATGTAAAGTTAAATCCCGGACGGGCGGATTACCCGGAAGAGGGATACCGTTCACGTTTTGACCATGCTACAGAAAAGGCTGTTCCCGGATATTATGAAGTGATACTGGACGATTATGGCATTAAGGCCCAACTGACAGCAACACAACGGACGGGCATACATAAATATACCTTCCCGAAAGGAAAAGATGGGCATTTGATTTTGGATCTGGTGCATGGTATTTATAATTATGACGGCAAAGTACTATGGGCTAATTTAAGGGTAGAAAACGATACTTTGTTGACCGGATACCGTATCACCAACGGATGGGCGCGCACGAATTATACCTATTTTGCTATCTCTTTGTCACAGCCGATTAAAGACTACGGATATAAGGATAAGGAAAAAGTATTGTACAATGGCTTTTGGCGTCGTTTCAAGTTGGAAAAGAACTTCCCCGAAATCACAGGTCGAAAAATTGTGGCTTACTTTAACTTCGATACCGCTAACAACTCGGAACTGGTCGTAAAAGTGGCATTGTCGGCAGTCAGTACGGAAGGGGCCATTCAGAATCTGCGTGCCGAGGCTTCCGGAAAGAGTTTCGAACAGCTGGCGGAAACTGCTCGGACAGACTGGAATAGCGAACTGGATCATTTCGAGATCGAAGGTACGCCCGATCAGAAAGCAATGTTCTATACTTCCCTTTACCACACCATGATTAATCCGTCTGTGTATATGGATGTAGACGGTTCCTATCGTGGGCTGGATCATAACATACACCGGGCGGAAGGATTCACCAACTATACTATATTTTCCCTTTGGGATACCTATCGTGCGGAACATCCTTTCCTGAATCTGGTGAAACCGGGACGCAATGCGGATATGGTGGAATCCATGATTAAACATGAGCAACAAAGCGTGCACGGAATGTTGCCGGTATGGAGTCTGATGGGAAATGAAAACTGGTGTATGAGCGGTTATCATGCTGTGTCTGTACTGGCGGATGCAATAACCAAAGGTGTCTTTTCGAATGTAGATGAGGCATTGGCGGCAATGGTCAGTACATCCACCGTTCCGTATTATGAAGGTATAGCCGATTATATGAAGCTGGGATATATTCCGCTTGACAAAAGTGGTACAGCAGCCTCTTCTACTTTGGAGTATGCATACGATGATTGGACTATTTATCAGACAGCTTTGAAGGCAGGTAACAAGGAAATAGCGGAGACTTACCGGAAACGTGCCCTCAATTATCGTACTATCTATGATACAAGTATTGGTTTTGCACGTCCTCGTTATAGTGACGGTTCTTTCAAGAAAGAGTTTGATGTATTGCAAACCTATGGTGAAGGTTTTATCGAAGGCAATTCATGGAATTTCTCTTTTCATGTGCCGCACGATGTATTTGGCATGATCGACCTGATGGGAGGAGAAAGGACATTCGTGCAGAGACTGGATGAACTGTTCTCCATGCATTTGCCGGAGAAGTACTATGAACATAATGAGGATATTACGGAAGAATGTTTGGTAGGCGGATATGTGCATGGTAATGAGCCGAGCCACCATGTACCTTATCTATATGCGTGGACTTCCCAGCCGTGGAAATCGCAGTACTGGCTGCGTGAGATTCTGAATAAGATGTATAAGAATGATATTAACGGATTGGGTGGAAATGATGATTGCGGACAGATGTCAGCATGGTACCTTTTCTCCGTGATGGGCTTCTATCCGGTTTGTCCTGGTACAGACCAGTATGTATTGGGAGCGCCCTACCTGCCTTATCTGAAGATGACGCTTCCTAATGGAAAGACATTGGAGATCAAAGCGCCGGGTGTCAGCGACAAGAAACGTTACGTGCAGTCGCTGAAATTGAACGGCAAAGTATACGACAAGATGTATATTACACATGAAGACATTTTGAAAGGAGGCGTGCTTGAATTCAAGATGGGTGCGTCACCTAACAAACGCCGCGGATTATCACCGGAGGATAAACCTTATTCATTAACTAATGGAATCAACAAATAA
- a CDS encoding basic secretory family protein has product MKKIHLIYAACLLIGMGACAASVQKQVKDNSDVWKEYNTGAVLFEDKAPETLGSDIYHRIIPDAESYIKEQARTVLATLYNSPEDSIPAVHKIHYTLEDINGISAKGGGNGDVTIFYSTRHIEKSFAANDTAKLFFETRGVLLHELTHAYQLEPQGIGSYGTNRVFWAFIEGMADAVRVANGGFDGPNARPKGGNYMDGYRTAGYFFVWLRDNKDPEFLRKFNRSTLEVVPWSFDGAIKHVLGDEYNIDELWHEYQVAVGDIQAQ; this is encoded by the coding sequence ATGAAAAAGATACATTTAATCTATGCAGCCTGCCTGCTGATAGGTATGGGGGCTTGTGCTGCAAGTGTGCAAAAACAGGTGAAGGATAATTCTGATGTATGGAAAGAGTACAATACAGGTGCTGTATTGTTTGAGGACAAAGCACCGGAAACGCTGGGATCGGACATTTACCACCGGATCATTCCCGATGCTGAATCGTACATCAAGGAACAGGCACGTACTGTATTAGCTACTCTTTACAATTCTCCGGAAGATAGTATTCCTGCAGTGCACAAGATACATTATACATTGGAAGATATCAACGGTATTTCTGCGAAAGGTGGTGGTAATGGTGATGTGACGATTTTCTACAGTACACGTCACATTGAAAAATCTTTTGCAGCGAATGATACGGCGAAGTTGTTTTTTGAAACACGCGGGGTACTCTTGCATGAATTGACGCACGCATATCAGCTGGAGCCGCAGGGAATCGGCTCTTATGGAACCAATCGTGTGTTCTGGGCATTTATTGAGGGAATGGCAGATGCTGTGCGGGTTGCCAATGGAGGATTTGACGGACCGAATGCCCGTCCGAAAGGTGGAAATTATATGGATGGATACCGTACGGCGGGTTATTTCTTCGTGTGGTTACGTGACAACAAAGATCCTGAATTCCTGCGTAAGTTCAACCGGAGTACATTGGAGGTGGTGCCTTGGTCGTTTGATGGTGCTATCAAGCATGTTTTGGGAGACGAATATAATATTGATGAACTGTGGCATGAATATCAAGTTGCGGTAGGAGATATACAAGCACAATAA